The genomic window tggactccctgttatctccaggatcaaataaatcTTCAAAACCCTTTACATCCTCTCCTCTTTTACCTTTCTGGTCATCCTCCCATatcttcctcatttctacctcctcacTTCCCTGACTTTTTTCAGTTTACAATTAAAATCCCGTCtcctacaaaaagcctttcctaattccccatTAACACTTAATGCCTTCTCTTTattgatcatctccaatttatgcTGCATTTCatctttgtacataattgttttcatgttgtctcactATTAAACTGTGAGcctcttgagaacagggactgtttttgtatTCTCGATACTTAACATAGTTCTTGGCTCATAGTGGACATTTAACAAATGCCTAATGACTATCTGATAAGGTCTGAAGATTTTGTTTTACTCAGTCTATTTGAGAGTAGATACAATTTATAAAACTAGTATGTCATTTGAGTTTTTGAGCCTAAGTAATATATGCTATACAGATTAAGCTGTGAAAGTAAAACTGAATAACTTTCCTTTTTCATAAAATGTGTTATTAGTAGATTTTAAGAAAGAATGCCAATCTGATGGTTTTACTTACAGTATCAAATGCTTATTTAAAGCTTACTAATATCTCTTTACCTTTGTCATAGTGGAATTGTTCAGCACGACTTGATTTTCTCCCTTGGACAAACAGAATGTATGCTAAAACCAGTGGAAGCAGTTGATATGAAAATAACTCAGTTGTTGACCAAGGTTGAAACAGAAGATACCAGCAGCCTTTTTGATAAACTTAAGAAGGAACCAGATGCTTTAACTTTATTAGCCCCAGCTGCTGGAGATACTATCATATCTTTGGACTTTGACAATAATGGTGGGTAGATATTTAATAATGTACTTACCGCTAAAGTAATCCATGTAGTAAAGAGTGAGCTATATCTAGTTTTAGTTATCATCCTTTATTGAACCAGGTGCTTAAAGACAGTTGCTTCAGACTAATTTTATATACAAATACGTGTGAAAATAGATAGACATGAGTATGAAATGTGTCATTTCTCTGTTGGAACCATTGGAGCAAAGAGCTAGCTCAGCAGAATTTCATGCTGGTGTAACCACTTGTAgtgttttttcattttactgtttttattttgtgagCCTTAGCTTCCTTCATAAATTTGCTTGTCTCTCTGCTACTCTTGTTTCCAAGCATTTCCATTTCTGTTAACATTGCAATTATGCTTCAGTGTGTTCTTACTCATATAATGTTTGATGTGCTTTGCTTAATTGGGTATCCTgctctcatttaatttttgaGCTTGAGCAGTTTAATACAATTGCATCACAACAAGTATTGTTTCAttaaaggctaaaaaaaaaaccgCACTGTTGCACGTATCCTCAGGCTCTGCAAATAAAAGCATTTCCAAACCAGAGTTTAGAAGTACAGAGTATGGacaaaaaacttttttcagtgatATATCCAATTAGTAATTACTTTGAATAGcatattaaaatattaagaatAATATACTTAAGTATATCTGTATCCCATAACTTTTGTAGACTTTTCTCTTAAAAAGTTCATAGTACAGTTTTTGCTGTTTGATAAAATCAAGTATTCAGTATACAGGGACATATGCTTTTAATTTAATGAGGTTATAAAGATATCCTACAGATTAATTTTTCCTTACCACTATTCCATAAACAGATGAGCAACAACTTGAAGTTCCATTATACAATGATGTCATGCTCCCCTCATCTAGTGAGAAATTACAGAATATAAATTTGGCAATGTCTCCACTGCCCACCTCTGAAACTACAAAACCGCTTCGTAGCAATGCTGACCCTGCACTCAATCAAGAAGTTGCACTGAAATTAGAGCCAAATCAAGAGCCACTGGAACTTTCTTTTACCATGCCTCAAATACAGGATCGTCCAGCTAGTCCTTCTGATGCAAGCACTAGACAAAGTTCACCTGAGGTCGGTATCTTACACtagaatggaatatttttgttttctttcaaaactaaATTTTTTCTATATAAGAAATTCTAGAAATTtgattcaaattttattttcagctcaaGCACTTAAGTGTTATGACATGGAATACTTATGTTCCTAAAAGGAGATAAATATGCAAACATAAATGATCAACAAGATAATTTTAAGAGGAAGATAGCACCAAGTAGAGCAGTCAGGAACTAAGTATTTTGAGAAGTAGAAGTAAGAGTGTTTTTCAGATATTGGTGGGGAGGGCAAAGATGAAATTAGTGAAACACCCTATGCATTACTTAAAATGTACAGTTCATGATAATATAAAATAAGTTTGGGAAAAAAAGTTGGAACTAAATTCTACAAGACCAGGTTGAGAATTCTGTACTTTTATCATAGAGGCAACAGACTGGAAGGCACTGAAGAATTTTGAGTAGAAAAGTAGCAGAGGCAGAGCTCTATCTTAGCAATATTAaattggcagctttgtggagagGATTGAAAAAGGTAAAACTGAAAGCACGGAAGcaattaggaggttattaaaACTGTCTGGAAGAAaggtaatgaggacctgaactgGAGTATTGGCAGTGTAAGAGGTGGGAAGGTGATAGGTGACAAGACACACAGAAGTTGAAGGAACAAGATTTGACAAATTGGATATTGGAGATGAGTGAAAGTTTTCCCCTGACTCCTGGATTGTCAatctaagtgaaaaaaaaaatttttttctagtgGTGCCCTCAACAAAAATAGGGACATTTGGAGGAGAGTGGGATTTGGTAGGAAaaatgatgttttgttttggacTATTGAATTTATGATAGGTCTAGGATGAACTGTTCAGCAGAAAGATGATGATGCAAAACTATGTTCAGAAGGGAGAAAAGGCTATGGGATAAAGCCTTGGTCAACACCCCCACTTAGAAGGTAGATAATGACACGAAAAATGACCTATAAGGGAAGGTGGGAGATGGTAAGAAGTAGTGTTATGGTGGTCAGCAGAAAAGAGcttatcttttgtttgtttttcaaattttaattgagacttctgtacaaaatgactaatgtggaaatattttacataattgcacataaaTAACCTATATCCatttgcttactgtcttgggaagagagggatagaatttggaactcaaaacctaaaataaaaatgtcaatacaaaaaaaagattatatcCAGGAAGAGGGGTGTGGTCAGTAATTTCAAGAGCTTCAGAGAGCTCAGGTTGGAACAAAGGCAtgtttttgaattttgttttaggtgtgttgagtttgaaatgatgATGGGACATCCACATGGTCTGaggaaagaccattggatttagtGATTAAGATCACTGGATAATTTTAGCAGTAGAGTAGTAGAGCAGATGTTTAACCTTTGTTAGAGTAGTAGGGTCAGAAGTCAGATAACAAAAGGGTTGAAAAACGGTGAAGTAGaggtcttttttgttttgtcctaGGAATTTAGATATGAAAAGGTAAAGGGAGAAGAGTGGTAGCTTTAGTTGATAAACTTCAGTAGAGTGGTAGGGTCAGAAACCAGATAAGGggttgagaaagaaaggaagtggagttatgtgtaggtttttttttttctaggaatttagatatgaaaaggagaaaagagaagactggtAGCTTGAAGGGACAGTAATAGTATCTAGTGAAAGTTTtttaaggaagagaggaaatctGAACCATTACTAAGCCCCTACCATTCGCAATGTACCATTCGAGGCTCttagatacaaagatgaaatgataCATTTCTCCCAGCCTAGGAACTTGTAATTCTAAGAAATTAGGGTGGAATCAGGTTTCTTAAAGCATGTCCTACCTTATCATTATTTTATGTTCCAGGACAATTAGCCAGTCAGGAATACGCAGCAGAATTAGGTGTGATGCCAGAAGTTAACAATAAGACAACCTGTATATAGTTTGGCAGTACTACATCACACAAATCTTGACTTTAGACACACTGAAAAAACTGTGATATGTGTATGTGCCCAACTCATCACTTTTTTGGCCATCCATTTATCAGCCAGCGTTACAAGTTTATCATTATTTAACTGGTCTAAACACATGATAATATCAAGTCTTCTGGGCTTGGCTAGGTTCTGAAGGACAATTGGGCACTATTTTACTATCTCCAGAACTGAAAGGATAAACTTGCTCACCATATAAACTTACTGACTTCTCTTATCTATCAGTGAAAGCCTCACCAAAGAAATggatataaaattgtatgttctTCAAGAAATATTTTGCATACATTTTAAAATCTGACAAAATTTGGAGATAGGGGAGAATAATAAgtataattcatttaatttatttttacagcCTAGCAGTTCCAGTGAATATTGTTTTGATGTGGATAATGATATGGCCAATGAATTCAAGTTGGAATTAGTGGAGAAACTTTTCGCAGAAGACACAGAAGCAAAGAATCCTTTTTCTACTCaggtatgtaattttttttttttagttttggggTAAATGATATTTCCCAAAATACCTTTCTGTATATTCATTCAGTATGAATTAAGAGTCAATTCTCATTCTGTCTGCTGCATGTACATGACAGAACTAGGAAATTTCaagactttttcttttccatattgtTTAAGTGACTAGTTATGGTATACTTTTGGTAATGTTTTAAAAGTACAGACAATTATTATACTAGTGTTACCAATTGAAAACTTTGTTCTCGTGGCAAAATATcttgtgtatgttttttttttttaaggacactGATTTAGACTTGGAAATGTTAGCTCCTTACATCCCAATGGATGATGACTTTCAATTGCGTTCCTTTGATCAACTTTCACCATTAGAAAATACTTCTACAAGTTCTCAAAGTGTGAGCACCGCTAACATTTTTCAGCAATCTCAAACACAAGAACACACCACCAGCGATGAAGTTAAAACAGTGAAGACAGAAGGTACAAATGACAATAAAGTATTGATAGCATCTCCGTATTCTGTTTACGTAATTAATGAAACTGCCAGTGCCCCAGCATCACCATATGATGGGAATCGAAGTCGGACAGTCTCTCCTgacagagctggaaaaggaatgaTGATAGAACAAATGGAGAAGTCTCATCCAAGAAGTCCTAATCTGTTGTCTGTTGCTTTGAGTCAAAGGTATTAATACTCTTTACATAAAAAATCTTTAATTTGTTATTGAGAAAAATTGAGACTTTTATAATAGCATCatattgtatttcaaaataattttgttgaAATTTAAAGCAAGTACATGTAAAACTGCTTTCCTAAATctgttcttgctttttttgtctttttaacttcattgtcattttctttgaaataaatattggACAGTTAGGACACCTCCACTATCTAGTTCCTTAGGGTGTCAGTATTATTTTCAGAGCTCATGTGTATAGCTACACCAAGAATTTGTTCTTAATTTGCACTTCCTACAATTATTATGTAACTACCCTAGCTGTTACTAACTTCTGGATATCCTAGCCCCTAGGGTTCTTCTTTAACTCACTAGAAAAGTATTTTATTCTTATTCCCAGTGTACTTCAATCATGGCTCTCAACTTACCCTAGCTATACTGACTTTATTCTCTTTGTATCAACAGGCTTTCTCCCTATTCTACTTCATTATGTATTCAACTGTTTTTGAGGTTCCTGATCTGCTGCTCAATCTTTATTGAAACTCTTAACATTAAATTCCCTCATCATCCTtcccctcttatttttctttgagtttggcaacaagaagaaataagatgtatatcttgtatgtatatctctttttaaaatttgtgacaTACTATTTAACTTGAAACAAGCGGACCATTAactaaaatgtgtatatatgttgtgtGGTTTTCATCTTGTTgatgcttcagtttcttttttctgtttcacttACTTATGAATTACAAGGGTACTTCTTTTCAATGCAAATGTTTAGTATTTCAGCAACACTGTGCCTTAAAGAGATTTATTAGGGATAAGCTACGTATCTAAATTCTATTCATAGTATTTTTTCTATGTTCTAAACTGACTTAAACATATGAAGCATAACATTTGTAAGTTAGAAACTTCTctttagaaattttcattttaatgagaTCAAAGATAAAATTGAGGACTCTAGGTTACATCCAAAGTGACTATATTTTCAATCAGCTATGATAGAGACAATAGGTGGGAACTATTGCCCTATTTAACATGGTTTTGccacctcttccttttttctcttaacTCTCTTGGTTTCTTTGATACTACAGTTTACtatatctcttcctccctctgtcttccAGTAAGTATTTAAGTGTGCCTATGTGTCAGCCACTATTCTGAGTGTTAGGGATTCAAGTTAATGAATAAAACCATCTCTACTTGGAAGAAACAACGTatgttacacacacatatacatataaagaaaataaatataaaattgtttgaAGAAGACAATAGTAAGGGTATCAGGAAAATCATTATGTAGAAGATAATGTATAAGttgtatcttgaaggaagagaggattatttgaggcagaagtgaggagagtgTATTGGAAGCGTGGGGAAGTAGTCCATGCAAAGGTATTGGTCCATGCAAAGATGGaatggagtgtcatgtgtaaGAATCAGAGCAAGCCAGTTTGGCTGTGTTGCCAAGTGCAAGAGGAAGATTAATGTACAGTGAGGTTGGGAAGATAAGTTGGGGCAaagttttgaagggctttaaaaactaaacagaagtTTATGTTGAATCCTAGAGGAAATAGAGAGCAGCCACTGAAGGTAATAGAGTAGGAGAGCTGACATGGCTATCTCtgtgtttaaggaaaatcactttggcagaagTGTGGAATATGAACTGAAATAGGGAGAGAAACCTCCCCTCCTGAGCTCTCTTCCTCAAATCCCAGACCTCAAgttttaaaagggaaataaaaaccCTTGTTGCAAATATACATAATTgggtaaaacaaattcccatgttggTTGTATCCAGAAATGTATTTTTCATTCTGTACCTTGGCtccatcatctgtctgtctgaaTTCATTACCTTTCCTCAGAAACCTACTATCTTCTTAAATTCCATTCCTTTATTAAAGACATCACTATCGTTCCATTCATCCTGGCCTTGACAATTCAGTAAACATTGGAAAATGCTTGAACCCTTGGTTTTATCTTTAATTCTTCTCTTAGGCCATTCACAAGTCCTGTTGATCTTAGCTCAAATTTGTCCTCTTCTATACTGCTTTCCACTATGCTAATTCAGGTTCTTATCACCTCTCAAACTACTGTAATGGCTTCCTAATCATTCTCCCTGTACCCAGAACTTCTGTTCCAGACTTCATAATATCCTTCATACTGTCTTTGTAATGCATAGCTTTGATCACATCACTCCTttcccttgtttaaaaaaaaaaaaaatcaacatctcCCCTTTGCCAGCTGAATAGAAGTACAAACTCTCTCTTCCAAGGTATTCAAGGCCCATCATGGTTTAGCTATAATTTACTTGTTTTACTATTTTCTTGGATCACCCATCATcgtattcatattttttcttctattactaTGTATTTGTTCTAGCCATAGAGGTGAACAAAAATTCAATTTCCCAATTCTAATTAAAAGTTTCCCTTCTTTCAAGGACCAACTTACATGATACTTACTCCTCAACCATCTCTAGGATATAAAAAAGAAGCACTGAGAACCAAACTGTTGTCAAGCCTTGAAATTGTTGTGCATTATTTTGTCAGCTTTTATGTCTTCAACTTTTACTTTAGATAGTATTTCGGAAGTAATGTACAGTACTTAATTTTGTCTGCAGCTACATGATAGTCCAGGATCACCTCAACTACCTTTCTGTATATTAGGTATGCACTAAAAGTCCATTCTCACATGGAATGTCTGCTGCATGTACAAAACTGCTGAATTGCGAGTGGTTAAAGATACACAGGACAAAAAACAGTGTTATTCTAGGACCTTGTTCATTCATCAAGAATTTGTGTAATTTTTAGTACTTGATAGGTGTTTACAAGAAAGTGATTTTgggtctttttaaatttttttaattaagctgTGGGGTGGCGGGGATCAGCCCCATGCAGTGATGAGAACTTGTAAGCTGTAGCTTTATTTAAAGACAATCACATAAGGCCAagaaaaatgtaatatttttaaaacttgggCTTACAGCTGTGGTGAGATAGAAGAATCACCTTGCTTACCTACAGGTACTTTATCCTGAAATCTGTATTCTCTTGAATGTAACTTGGAACCAAGAAATAAGTGCTACATACCAAAGTAATACTGGAGGCAACCCTTTGAAAGCTCTCCATTCAAAATAATTGCTAAAAAAAGTTTCAGTACTTCAGTAATATAAACTTGACATTCCAGATAAATGAGGCTTGCTAATAATTTAAAGTTGTTTATAGCCTATTCAAATtagaatgattttattttctcttcagaaCTACTGCTATAGATGAGGAGCTTAATCCAAAGATATTAGCTTTGCAGAAttctcagagaaaaaggaaaatggaacatGAAGGTTCACTTTTTCAAGCAGTAGGAATTGTAAGTGTTggtttgtgtatatatacttctCTACCTGACAGATTTTCTGAACTAtgtaataatttatttctttttccaaatattgaaGGTTTATCCAAATTTGAGAATATACTTATTGTGGTCTTCTGTTTTCCAAAGCCTTTCATTTGTTGATATAAGGAACAGAAGTACTAgttgaataaatcaatgaatatagCTGTCATTTAAATATATGCTAATAAATTTTGTTTGAAATCATTTTCTACAGATTGATTTTTGCATAGTTGGCAGTTAGTCCTTTGGTTATAGAAATAACTATCTCTTCAACACAATGGCATATTGTTAAAAAGAATGGGTAAGGATTTAGCATAGTCTAGCAGATGGTATCCTGATATATTGTTGGTTTAGGAGTGATTTCCTAGCTTTCTCTGTAAAGATTTCATTGAGTGGAATTTCAGTTATCTTCCTATTTTTAGGGATCATTACATCAGCAACCAGATGATCCTGGAGCTACTATATCTCTTTCTTGGAAACGTGTAAAAGGATGCAAATCTAATGAACAGAATGGAGCAGAGCAAAAGACAGTCATCTTAATACCCTCTGGTtagttttctctgtttttcctcatAGCATCACATGAAACAAGTAACTAAAACAAgtttgagaaaaatgaggtatGATTAAATTAATCATTTGTAGTAATGGAGGTGAACAAGGTAAAATAGCtttgaaaatttatatttatcttcAACATGTCTGAGCTTCTGGAGTTAATGTCGAAGAAAATTATGGAGGCAAATTGTGCATATTCAACCCAAAGTAAAACGGGAACTATTCATTTTGCccttatatttgtaaaatttgagcaggaaggaatcttaaagattATATAACccgtttgtaaaacattttatgaaGATTGGTTAAAGGAACTGGTCATGTTTAACCAAAAAGAGAAGACCCAAAAGACATTAGTTTTAAATATTaggcttatttttttatttattattttattattaaatattggaAGGATTAGATGCTTTGTTTTACTTGGGCCCAGTGAACTGAATCAGGAGTAAATAGGTAGGAGTTTCAAGGAGGAAGATTTAAGCTTGATtaagaaaaatcttcctaacagaGCCACCCAAAAGTGTGATAGGTGCAGGGGGGGGGCGCgggatggggagaggaagatTCCCCCTCCTTGGAGGTTTCTAAGCCGAAGCTAGCTGACCACCTGTTCGATATGTATAGTCGAAACTTCTTTAGTCTgtgagttagattagatgattcttaaggtcccttccagttcttagATTCTGTCATTCTTTAAATGAGAACACTGAGCCCAGAAAATAAATGACAATCCTAAAGTTAGATAGGCTTAGCAGAGCCTAGAATAAAATCCATATTGGCTAATTCTAAAACTGTAgtatttttccaatatttttgttgccattcttcctctttatttgatTCCTCCCTGCCTAAGCAAGTAGAATAACACCTAGGTGCTTAAACATtgccctttttttcccttttcagtaTATTGACAATCAACTGCTGCCTCAGATTTATACAAATTACCTACTTTGAGTATCTAAGGTTTTCCTGATGGTCTTTGGGTAGTATTCTACACCTCTACATGTTAAAGAAAATGCGAATATGGATGGCTGCAAAACTAGTTATCAGACGAGGTTCTGTCAGTTTGTTACGCAGCTTTGTAACatatctgcttttctaagagatgtttctttttctttagatttAGTAAGTAGACTCCTGGGCCCATCAATGGATGAAAGTGGACTACCACAGCTCACCAGTTATGATTGTGAAGTTAATGTTCCTATACAAGGAAATAGAAACCTGCTGCAAGGTGAAGAATTACAGAGAGCTTTGGATCAACTTAACTGAGCTTTTCACAATACTCATTCCTTTTGGACAGTGGTGAATCATCACCTAAAGCAGtctatttatattttctatatcTGATTTTAGAAGCCTGGCTACAATACTGCACAAATTCAGTTAGTTCAGTTTTGGTCCCCTTTCTACTTTATTTACTTTAATGGTCTTTTTAGTATGTTCTTTAATGGATCAGAAACAGTGcgtttttataattctttggtaTTTAAACCATATAGTACACTATCGTAGCAATGTTAAAATATgcacctttttatttatttatttttggctaGGGAATTTGTCCCTTGTTGAATTCTTATTAATGAAATGCCAGTATAGTTAAACTGGCAGTAGCTTTCATCATGATCATAGGCAGTTGAAAAATTTTTACGGTTTTACTCAATTTTTTCATAAACAATAATGCTTTTATCAGCAGTAAGTCGTAGCCACAATCGCacaatatattttcttaaaaaaaaaaaaaataccagcagTTCCTCATGCAATATATTCTGCATTTATAAGACTagtttttaagaaaattttgttTGCCTATGAAGTTGTTAAATCTGGAGTATGTCATTGTTGGTCATATAATAATGGTTCTTAAATGCTGTATGGTTTATGATTAAAATGAGTGAAGCTATTTACATTGTATAGAAAAACAGGGGTTTTATCTCAAAGATCTCGCAGCATTTATTTGGATAAATTCTCTTAATTTAGAGAGATTTAACATTTCTGTAGTCACTGCCAGTTCAAAAGACAACAAAACCCTACCTGTAGTTGTGCAAGTTTATGCTAATATTGTGTAACAGATATTAAATCTAAATGTTCTGCTTACCCTGTGTGGTATAGGTGATATTTTGAGCAGattgtataaataaataataaatcatgCGTTGTTAGCAAAGTTGCTCAATATTTGACGTTTTGGTTTCATGCACTTTGTCGCTATTAACATCTTCATGTTTTTATATAGATTTCAATAActgaatatatttttagaaaCCTTATTTTAGGAATATATAGTTGTCACATTAAACATCTTGTTTTTCTATGGGTATTGTacaaatttttcatttccttattctttttgttgtttgtggTTGGATCTAACACTAACTGTATTGTTTTGTtacatcaataaacattttatgtgGACCAGGCCCTCTAAGAATTGTTTCATCAGCAAACAGTATTTGAATCCTAATGTAGCCACACCTTTTAAAATTGTTCACTTGCCTTCAAgtattttgcaaaatttaaatttGTCTTGACTATTTCTACTGTTAAAGTTATCTCTTATTGTATTATCATCTTAAGTAATATTTTGTGAAATCCGTGTCATGTTGAGTAATATTAAGCCCTATTATCCTATCATAAAGGGATGTGTTTTAGGGAATATTTGTttaggtattttaaaaattataaatattaaaatgatacAATGTCAGTACTTTGGCTGGGGTGAGTCAATAAGAAATAATGGATATTGTATATATTAATAAACAACTAAAAGGGACATTTGTGATTA from Notamacropus eugenii isolate mMacEug1 chromosome 1, mMacEug1.pri_v2, whole genome shotgun sequence includes these protein-coding regions:
- the HIF1A gene encoding hypoxia-inducible factor 1-alpha isoform X1, with the protein product MNFKKSQRVLKYTYLRPWNDFEPRISSERRKEKSRDAARCRRSKESEVFYELAHQLPLPHNVSSHLDKASVMRLTISYLRMRKLLDAGDLEAEAEMEAQLNCFYLKALDGFVMVLTEDGDMIYMSENVNKCMGLTQFELTGHSVFDFTHPCDHEELREMLIHRNGPVKKGKEQNTERSFFLRMKCTLTSRGRTMNIKSATWKVLHCTGHIRVYDTCNNQSQCGYKKPPMTCLVLICEPIPHPSNIEVPLDSKTFLSRHSLDMKFSYCDERITELMGYEPEELLGRSIYEYYHALDSDHLTKTHHDMFTKGQVTTGQYRMLAKRGGYVWVETQATVIYNTKNSQPQCIVCVNYVVSGIVQHDLIFSLGQTECMLKPVEAVDMKITQLLTKVETEDTSSLFDKLKKEPDALTLLAPAAGDTIISLDFDNNDEQQLEVPLYNDVMLPSSSEKLQNINLAMSPLPTSETTKPLRSNADPALNQEVALKLEPNQEPLELSFTMPQIQDRPASPSDASTRQSSPEPSSSSEYCFDVDNDMANEFKLELVEKLFAEDTEAKNPFSTQDTDLDLEMLAPYIPMDDDFQLRSFDQLSPLENTSTSSQSVSTANIFQQSQTQEHTTSDEVKTVKTEGTNDNKVLIASPYSVYVINETASAPASPYDGNRSRTVSPDRAGKGMMIEQMEKSHPRSPNLLSVALSQRTTAIDEELNPKILALQNSQRKRKMEHEGSLFQAVGIGSLHQQPDDPGATISLSWKRVKGCKSNEQNGAEQKTVILIPSDLVSRLLGPSMDESGLPQLTSYDCEVNVPIQGNRNLLQGEELQRALDQLN
- the HIF1A gene encoding hypoxia-inducible factor 1-alpha isoform X2; protein product: MEGAEGANDKKKISSERRKEKSRDAARCRRSKESEVFYELAHQLPLPHNVSSHLDKASVMRLTISYLRMRKLLDAGDLEAEAEMEAQLNCFYLKALDGFVMVLTEDGDMIYMSENVNKCMGLTQFELTGHSVFDFTHPCDHEELREMLIHRNGPVKKGKEQNTERSFFLRMKCTLTSRGRTMNIKSATWKVLHCTGHIRVYDTCNNQSQCGYKKPPMTCLVLICEPIPHPSNIEVPLDSKTFLSRHSLDMKFSYCDERITELMGYEPEELLGRSIYEYYHALDSDHLTKTHHDMFTKGQVTTGQYRMLAKRGGYVWVETQATVIYNTKNSQPQCIVCVNYVVSGIVQHDLIFSLGQTECMLKPVEAVDMKITQLLTKVETEDTSSLFDKLKKEPDALTLLAPAAGDTIISLDFDNNDEQQLEVPLYNDVMLPSSSEKLQNINLAMSPLPTSETTKPLRSNADPALNQEVALKLEPNQEPLELSFTMPQIQDRPASPSDASTRQSSPEPSSSSEYCFDVDNDMANEFKLELVEKLFAEDTEAKNPFSTQDTDLDLEMLAPYIPMDDDFQLRSFDQLSPLENTSTSSQSVSTANIFQQSQTQEHTTSDEVKTVKTEGTNDNKVLIASPYSVYVINETASAPASPYDGNRSRTVSPDRAGKGMMIEQMEKSHPRSPNLLSVALSQRTTAIDEELNPKILALQNSQRKRKMEHEGSLFQAVGIGSLHQQPDDPGATISLSWKRVKGCKSNEQNGAEQKTVILIPSDLVSRLLGPSMDESGLPQLTSYDCEVNVPIQGNRNLLQGEELQRALDQLN
- the HIF1A gene encoding hypoxia-inducible factor 1-alpha isoform X3 is translated as MRISSERRKEKSRDAARCRRSKESEVFYELAHQLPLPHNVSSHLDKASVMRLTISYLRMRKLLDAGDLEAEAEMEAQLNCFYLKALDGFVMVLTEDGDMIYMSENVNKCMGLTQFELTGHSVFDFTHPCDHEELREMLIHRNGPVKKGKEQNTERSFFLRMKCTLTSRGRTMNIKSATWKVLHCTGHIRVYDTCNNQSQCGYKKPPMTCLVLICEPIPHPSNIEVPLDSKTFLSRHSLDMKFSYCDERITELMGYEPEELLGRSIYEYYHALDSDHLTKTHHDMFTKGQVTTGQYRMLAKRGGYVWVETQATVIYNTKNSQPQCIVCVNYVVSGIVQHDLIFSLGQTECMLKPVEAVDMKITQLLTKVETEDTSSLFDKLKKEPDALTLLAPAAGDTIISLDFDNNDEQQLEVPLYNDVMLPSSSEKLQNINLAMSPLPTSETTKPLRSNADPALNQEVALKLEPNQEPLELSFTMPQIQDRPASPSDASTRQSSPEPSSSSEYCFDVDNDMANEFKLELVEKLFAEDTEAKNPFSTQDTDLDLEMLAPYIPMDDDFQLRSFDQLSPLENTSTSSQSVSTANIFQQSQTQEHTTSDEVKTVKTEGTNDNKVLIASPYSVYVINETASAPASPYDGNRSRTVSPDRAGKGMMIEQMEKSHPRSPNLLSVALSQRTTAIDEELNPKILALQNSQRKRKMEHEGSLFQAVGIGSLHQQPDDPGATISLSWKRVKGCKSNEQNGAEQKTVILIPSDLVSRLLGPSMDESGLPQLTSYDCEVNVPIQGNRNLLQGEELQRALDQLN